The genomic DNA GGATCGCGGCAGGCACAGCAGCGCTTCCATCAGATCCATGGAACAATCCTCCACGCTTCGATACGATAAGTGCATACCGGGGAATCGCGACGCAACAATCCTACCCTTCTTCGCTCGGAGGGCTCTTGCAGTTCCAGGATCCAGGTACCAGGTCCCTCTCTTAGtaccccctcctccccctcgcctcgctcggcGCGAAACCCCAGCGCCACAGGGCCcaagcaccagcagcagccaggaAGCCGCCAACAACTGCAACGCCACAAGCGCGTGCTGCCCCTGAGCATCATTCCCCCGCCCGATCCAAGAGAAGGTAGAAACAaactgcgccgcggcgttAAACTCTCCAGGATCGCGCTgaatcccccccccccctccccccctaTCCGCCCgccatacatacataccttTAACTACTGCTTGGCTCGACGGTCGCGCTGCTACAGGTCCTGTCGATTGTCGAGTGTCAATTTTCCCACAATGGGCCCATTCCACGAATTGGCCAAGAGTCCCAAGGCCAGGCAGGACAGGACTCTTCACCCAGCCAAGAAACCAAGCAAAGCATTCCCAAAATAGCCATCAAATATGCTTAAATACGTGCGTATACGTCGTATACTGTGGGCAGGTAGGTcggtaggtactaaggtactatAGGCACGAAGCATTTCATCACCGCCCCGGAAATCTGTATTCCACCGCCTCGTATAGCACATCACCACGCTCGTACGAGGCTGATGTTCGCAATGCAAGGCACACAACCACCTCATACGTGAAGGGGGCTGGCCGGTGGGTAAGACAAAAGGGTAAAAAAGTCAATGTTACTTTTGCTGGCTCGCCTTGTCACTGCGGCTTCTGCCTGGTAAGATCATCACCATTCCCTGTTCAAGTGGCATCGTCTACCGTAGAACGGTTATGTCGTCATCGCAGGGGACTTTACAGTCCGCCAGCCACTCGCACAGAAAAGCCCGCCGCAATTGCCTTGCCAGTCCATCCAGTCAGCGGGCATCGAAGCCCCCGGAGAACCAGGGGACTCGAGTCACTCGACCACGGACGGGGCCGATACGAGACAGGTCAAGAAAAGAAAGCAATTCGAAATacacagacacagacacTCACCCTCACACAGAAACAGAaacaaaaaagaaaagaaaaacaaGGGACCCTGGCTGGGCCTTGGCTCGTCCGCGTCTCTTCATCCAGACGTACTGGTTCAAGTCacgccagcagccagcctCTTGTTCGTGCCTCGCGACACAAACCACACccacgacgacatggcgacGTCACCCGCCCCGCCCTGCGAACTGAAACATCGCACTCCCGTGTCGCGTCGTGCCGTGTCGCGAGTGAGGAATGAGTGTAGTTTGTAGATGCAGACCAACGATCGACGATAGACGTCATGCGACGTCATGGGATGGTGCAGAACAGCACATCTTCGTCACTGGTCTCTATGCagttgttgtcgtcgagagAGAGCGCCTGCGAGGTCGCCAAACAGCGTTGCGCGCAGATTGATACGttctacttcgtacatgctCTGCTGGCGACCTGCAGGGCGTACTCTGTCGCTCATGTTCACGCCAGACTAAATTCATCTGAATGTTGTTACAGAACAGCGCACGGGGTAACCGACGCACATCCCCGCTCTCGACGTTGCACAACTGCAAGCATAGTCTACCGAATTTCTCGGCATACTTGTCCGCGCAATGCGGCCCGCGACTCCGCCTCAGTCTCCCAGGGCTAACCTCGCCCACCTCGTATCCCCTTCACGTTTGCCACATGTGCTCGCTCAGCCCCAGCAGCTTTTCGTCCatcctcctcttcgccgcgGTAGCGATGCCCCTCTCCGGGTTCGCCATCTGTTCGCTAAAGCACAGCTCCACCAGCACCTTGAGTTCGTCATAGCTGAAGCTGTTGGACTCCGAAACTCCGTCCTGGCCtttctccttgtcctcttTGGCTTTCTCGATCACGGCATCCGATCCGCTGTCAAACAGCGCGTAGTAGTTGGCCGCCCTTGTGAGGTCCACGCCCTCCTCGATGTTCTTGAGGTtctgctgcagcacgagGATGTTGAGCTGCATGCGCCCACAGCCCTTGCCGTTCATGGGCGAGGCCATGCGTGCGTTGGTGACCAGGTAGCAGTTAATGAGCAGCCCCAGTCCAGTTCTGATAAAGGCAATCTCCTTGTCGCGAAGAAAACGTACAATCGTCTCGTCGAACATCACCAGCTCGAGGTTGAGGCTCAGGATCTGTGGGTCCGGTTCCCTGACCTCTTGATCCAGGAGATACGGCGCCAGATCCGGCGACAAGGTATTGTGTAGCGAGTATGCGATTCTACAGCGCACCTCCATGTGCAAAGTCAGCAGGGCAGTGCCGGCCAGTTCCTCGTACGAGGTCACGATGTTATCAAAGATCCTGAAATCGAGTTAGCACAGACACGACCATCATGCAACGCGTGAGACGTACTGGACCGTTTCCTGAGTCAGCGGCAGGTGGACCGGTCCTTCATCCGCGCTCAGCTTGTTGGGGTCATTCAGAAGCGTCCACCGCCTGTTGGCCTGCCGCGGTAACGCCTGTCGCGATGAGTCCGTCTCGTGCATTGTTATATGCCTCAAGTCCGAGATCTTCGCGGCCAGCCACTTCATGCTCGTATAGAGCAGGCATAGGGACGAGATGGTGTCCCGGTCCTGGATAATGTCGTTCATCTCTAGCCTCGTCTCGTTGGTTTGCTCAATCAGCAGGTGAACCTCCTTCTCCAGGAGCTGTCGATCTAGTTCATCCTCGGTCCACAGCTTCTTCATCGTCTCTTGCAAGTCGTCCGGCTGCACCGAGAACCGAGCTGACGCTCTGAGGTTGCTCGAGTCTGCTGCCTGCTCCTGAGTCTTCGTCACCAGTGACTTGTACCAAGTGAAGCAACGCTCGTAATACCGCGACATTTGATTCACGATGAGGGAGCTCAGGGCCTGATCGGGCGGAATCGTTCCCAGCATCCGGCAGAACGACGTAACTACCTGAAAGAAGGCCGTTGCACCCTTGAACACGGGCTTGGCCGCGAATTGGGTCCATGTTGGGTCCTGAGTGAATGAGTCCGCCTCGCCAAAGACGGTGTCGCTAAGCTTATCGAGCGTCTCGTCCAACTGTGGTTGGAACACGTTGACCAGAAAGTTGTCGAGGAATGTGGTCAGTGTGCTGGTGGCAAGGTCAGAGCCGGGAGGCACGATGGTCTTTAGTCGTTGTAGAAAGATGAGGGTTGGTGGCAATAAAAGGCTCATGTTGAAGACACTCGGCTCCACGAGCGACTTGTAGGAGCCAATGGTCTGCTTGGCAGTGCCAAAGTTGCCGGTATCGCGTCTTGTGAGTCCAGGCTCGGCAGTGACCCGATTCTTCCTCAAGTCGGCGCCCGGCTTGCGCGAGTTGCTCGTCAAACCAGGAACTGTCGCGTGAATAATGCCCTCAAGGGCATCATATTCGGTGACCATGTCCACTGACTTGGAGTCCGCCTCTGCAAACTTGAACAAGTGCTCACGCATGGCATCCTTGCTGCCGTTGGGGTTCCCccctggcgtcggcgagtCGAACTGGTACACGTCGGCATCCGTAGTGACGTAATTGTGCAGAAGAGACCTGATCTCATTCTGGTACAAATTCCATAATTCTTTGAAGCTCCCAAGCAGTGCAATATTATTGCCGGCACCCTCTCTTCGGATGAGCGCCTTGATAGACTCGTGGAAGACTCGATGGCCTTCGCCAATGGCCTCGAATTTGCCATAAAGAGTCCACAATAAGTCGTAGATGACATCGGCTCTCATCTGCAGTTCTCGAGTTCCATAGAGCAGTAGCCCTTCGGCTTTGCCGTTGCCTCCCCGAAGACTACTTGGGTGTCGCTGGTCTACTTCGTTGATCGTCTCGTTGACGATTCCAAAAAGCTCGACTGGAAGTCTTTGCTTCAGAGTCTCGACGGCGTTCTGCAACCTGCCCAGCTTGTTGAGTGCCTCGACAAGCAGGGAGACGTAGTAGAATGTATCCGCCTCTGGATTCTTCATCGGATCCTCCGTGACGGGCTTCTCGACGTCAATAGAGTCCAGTACAGTGTGAAAGGGCGAGATGGTGTTGGCATCTCTGTAGCCGTCAGAGAAGGCGCCCTGGCTTTTAGCCAAGCTCTGCCACCGCTCCTGGCAGTACGGCGACTTGAGGTATAGATGCTCGTGGAGCTCCTCGACAAGGATGTCCATCAAAGCCGTCTCCTGGTTCGCCAAATAGCCTCTCAGGTCGCTCAGAGCGCCAATGCCATCGAGCTCCGGCCGGCGGAGCTTCCGCAGTGCATTCTGCAAGACCTCGACCGCGGTGAGGAAGCGTTTCTCGGATATCCGGGCCTCGAGCTGGTCAGGAACGGCGCGAAGATCGTCTAATTCATTGAGGGTCTGCAAAAGCTCGTCGTAGCCATGCGAGGTTGCCGAaagcttcttgagctcggGGTCAGTGGAGCAGAGGCTCGTTTTGGCGGATGCAAGCGAGTCCTTGAGCGCGCGGACGCGCTTCTGCGACGCTTGAATGCTGCCCTGGATCTTGTGGAACGTGCCTATCGAGCTGTTGAAGCCTTGGTGGTGCTCGTGCACGATGTTCTTGAGCGAGTCTTGCAGGTACGCATGCGTCTTCTGAAACTTGCGATAGTCGTGGGCGCGACCGACGGAGCTCGAgtcgagaagctgcagggcgagctggacgggGACGCAATCGCCGTCGCACAAGGACGGCCACTCGGATCGTATGTGCTCTAGGACTTGAGTGATTTGCCTCTCCGCGCTTGTCTCGCGGACGTGGGATCGCGAAGGCATCGCGCGCACCGATGGTGGAGGGCcgcgcgaggacgacgtggatggacgggggccgccgcgcgacgatGAGGTGGATGGGCGTGGGCCGTATCTGTCGGAGGCGTAGCCCTCACCATAAGGATCGTAATCGTCATCGGTTCGCCCCATGTTGCCATAGCCGTTGCCATtgcgcatcggcggcgcgccgtaGCGGTTCGACATgctggcggcagtggcagcggcggcggcgtcgtcgtcgtcgtgggagGGGCGGGACAGTCTCAGGTGCGTCAGGGGATCCGCGGGGAcattgtcgacgacgcgaaCTGGGCGAGAGTGTCGTTGCCTTTCCCCTGGTGTTGTCTGCTTTCGCTGGTCGGTGCGCAGCCGCAGtacggtggtggtggccgtcggcggcgttgagaaTGGTAAAGTTTGGGGGCTCGAGGAAGCTCGGGGAGCAACAGTGGAGGCCAGCTGGAGATGTGATtgatgaggtggtggtgctgggctGCGTCGCTagttggcggcggcgtagcgCCTGGAGCTTGGGCGGGCTGTCACCTCAACGTCGTGGATGCGCGGACCAAGTTAATCCATTCCGCACCACTGCAGTTTAGTACCGTACGCTACAGTACagtgtacttcgtacctacagtacctatAAGTTCTCAACCTCATCCACTCCACACGGCCTATTGCTCTAGGTCAACTTTCCGAATCTACGCACAAAACAGCGGCACCCgctgccatggctggctACCTTGGACATGTAGTTTTTCCTTATTTCATTACTGTGGCCTGTTACTTGGCCAATTGTTATACCAGGAATCGGAGTTGTACATCATACTTCGTATAGAGTCGCCACGCCCCCCTTCAAACGCCGACCTGGATCGCAATGACGGTGTTGGGGCTCCCTTCGCTCGACTCGCGACCCCCCTTACTGCTCCCACTATGCGATCTCACGGGCGAGACCTCTTTCCCCGGCGTGACAGGTCGCGTCGCTCTTTGCGGGGAagcatcatcgtcatgcgGGTTCCCGCTTTcttgcagctcctcctcgcgctcgtcCGGCTTCGGGAACGCTACATAGCTCTCGCTTCGAGCTCCTACCGCGTCGTCTCCCGTTGCTTGAATCGTCGTGCCCGAGATCTCAGCCGGTGCGCTGTgtccgccctcgacgaccacctgctcgagcagcgccgccccgggttcctgcggcggccgcaacCTGGGTTCTAGGCGTAGCACTGCCTTGGCAAGCGCTCGTACGCCGGAAACAATCACATCTGGTCTCTCCCATACGAGAAGCCCCGGGTTGCCGGACATGCGGGTTGTCGCCACGACATTATAAGCCGAGTTCGCCCACGCTGGACACGCATATCGGTGTGCGGCTCGCCCAGGCAAGCCGACTGTTGCTTCCGTTGCGTCCCCCTTGGAACGCTCTGCATCGCCTAGGAAGACTGTTATTCCGACTCTTGGCCTATGAGTCGGTCTTATCTTGCtgtcgtccgagtcggaTGCACATCGCGCCCACAGCCTCATCATCCCTTCCGGCCCGGGCAACCAAGTCAACTCAGTGAGCTTGATAAGCTCCTCTGGCGCCAGATCCTTCTCGGGCCCTATTATGCGCAGTGCCATGACGAAAAATAGGATTAGT from Purpureocillium takamizusanense chromosome 4, complete sequence includes the following:
- the SEC8 gene encoding Xaa-Pro aminopeptidase (EggNog:ENOG503NURI~COG:U) — its product is MSNRYGAPPMRNGNGYGNMGRTDDDYDPYGEGYASDRYGPRPSTSSSRGGPRPSTSSSRGPPPSVRAMPSRSHVRETSAERQITQVLEHIRSEWPSLCDGDCVPVQLALQLLDSSSVGRAHDYRKFQKTHAYLQDSLKNIVHEHHQGFNSSIGTFHKIQGSIQASQKRVRALKDSLASAKTSLCSTDPELKKLSATSHGYDELLQTLNELDDLRAVPDQLEARISEKRFLTAVEVLQNALRKLRRPELDGIGALSDLRGYLANQETALMDILVEELHEHLYLKSPYCQERWQSLAKSQGAFSDGYRDANTISPFHTVLDSIDVEKPVTEDPMKNPEADTFYYVSLLVEALNKLGRLQNAVETLKQRLPVELFGIVNETINEVDQRHPSSLRGGNGKAEGLLLYGTRELQMRADVIYDLLWTLYGKFEAIGEGHRVFHESIKALIRREGAGNNIALLGSFKELWNLYQNEIRSLLHNYVTTDADVYQFDSPTPGGNPNGSKDAMREHLFKFAEADSKSVDMVTEYDALEGIIHATVPGLTSNSRKPGADLRKNRVTAEPGLTRRDTGNFGTAKQTIGSYKSLVEPSVFNMSLLLPPTLIFLQRLKTIVPPGSDLATSTLTTFLDNFLVNVFQPQLDETLDKLSDTVFGEADSFTQDPTWTQFAAKPVFKGATAFFQVVTSFCRMLGTIPPDQALSSLIVNQMSRYYERCFTWYKSLVTKTQEQAADSSNLRASARFSVQPDDLQETMKKLWTEDELDRQLLEKEVHLLIEQTNETRLEMNDIIQDRDTISSLCLLYTSMKWLAAKISDLRHITMHETDSSRQALPRQANRRWTLLNDPNKLSADEGPVHLPLTQETVQIFDNIVTSYEELAGTALLTLHMEVRCRIAYSLHNTLSPDLAPYLLDQEVREPDPQILSLNLELVMFDETIVRFLRDKEIAFIRTGLGLLINCYLVTNARMASPMNGKGCGRMQLNILVLQQNLKNIEEGVDLTRAANYYALFDSGSDAVIEKAKEDKEKGQDGVSESNSFSYDELKVLVELCFSEQMANPERGIATAAKRRMDEKLLGLSEHMWQT
- a CDS encoding uncharacterized protein (COG:S~EggNog:ENOG503P1A5~MEROPS:MER0000432), with the protein product MPCRIHFIHARSPHLTAIPLLLIPPFPFTNLSLAHLIPLFTEPNDASTAQPFHLVIPSLPGMGFSDGLSNGAQLVPTVADMLEVLMKRLDYRHYLVSNSGPAVDALPSVDWKIASHLATHYADSCLGSHFVSPPLHAPTSRDSWVEWAKWTAVSVLQAPMLGYSRQDIEALRKDRQRQRWPSNHSPAPAMLGFGSDGEYEPNTLAYALCDSPLGLILFFVMALRIIGPEKDLAPEELIKLTELTWLPGPEGMMRLWARCASDSDDSKIRPTHRPRVGITVFLGDAERSKGDATEATVGLPGRAAHRYACPAWANSAYNVVATTRMSGNPGLLVWERPDVIVSGVRALAKAVLRLEPRLRPPQEPGAALLEQVVVEGGHSAPAEISGTTIQATGDDAVGARSESYVAFPKPDEREEELQESGNPHDDDASPQRATRPVTPGKEVSPVRSHSGSSKGGRESSEGSPNTVIAIQVGV